GCGAGGTCATCGACAGCAAAAAGATCAAAGTGGCCAGCGATGGGACGTTGTCGGCGATCCGTTTTGAAATGGAACCGGAATCGGTCGGTCGTCGCCGTTTAGCTGTCCGTGTTGTCGCTCCGAAAGAAGATCAAAACAAACGCGACGACGTTCGTGACGCACGCTACGAAGTGGTCGCCAAAAAATTGCGAGTGCTCGCGATTGCCGGTGGTCCCACGCGGGAATATCGCTTTGTTCGCAACTTGTTGTTTCGTGATAAATCGATCGAGCTTGATGTTTGGTTGCAAACCGGCCGACCTGGGATGAGCCAGGATGCGGACCAGGTGTTGCAAGAGTTTCCCTCGCGACCCGAGGACTTGTTTCAATACGACACCATCATGGTGTTCGATCCCGATTGGACGGCGATCTCGGCCGAATCACTCGATTTGATGGACCGTTGGATTAGCCAACAAGCGGGTGGTTTGATCATTGTTGCGGGACCGGTTTACCATCCGCAGTGGACTCGTTTGCGGACCGATCCGCGAGTCAGCCGGATTTCGGGGTTCTTTCCCGTCAATCTTTCGACTCGTGGTGCACTGCTGAGCGGCGGTCGCCAAGGTGGCGACAATCCATGGCCGTTGGAGTTTACCCCCGAAGCCCGGCGGGCCGAGTTCTTGTGGATCGCCGAAGATCCCGCCGAAAGCTTTGACGTGTGGGAACAATTCGGAGGCGTCTACGATTTCGTGGGTGTCAAAAGTGCAAAACCCGGTGCCAAGGTCTACGCACATTTCTCGGACCCGACGACCGAGATCGGCGGCACCAAACCGGTTTACTTAGCGTCTCACTTTTATGGCGCTGGTCGGGTTTATTTCCAAGGCAGCGGTGAAATATGGCGACTTCGCGGCGAAAGTGACGCCTATTTCGACAGCTACTACACCAAGCTGGTCCGCTGGGTCAGCGAGGGACGATTGATGCGTGACAGCACCCGCGGCGTGTTGCTGGTCGATTCATCGCGAGTGATGGTGGGCGAGACGATTACGGTTCGTGCGATTTTGACCGATGACCAATTCGAACCCCTGAGTGTTCCTGAGGTCAATGCAAAATTGCTCGCTCCGAGCGGTCGCATCGACGACATCAAGCTGTTGCCGCTAAAGGGAGAACCGCGACCGGGAACCTACGGCGGACGCTTCGTCGTGCGTGAAGCCGGCAGCTACGAATTGCGATTGACGCTGGGCGATGCACTCGAAGAACAAGTGCTGCGTCAAAGCGTGCAAGTCCGCTTGCCGACCGTGGAACTGGAACGCCCTCGGCGTAACGATGATGAATTGAAGCAACTTGCCGATATGACAGGCGGCACTTATTCACCGATGGGCGAACAAACGGACTTGCAATCGCTTGCCGGTTCGCTCGCTTCGCTTTTAAAACCGCAACCTCAAACCACCGTTCTGCCGGGGACACCGGACATCGATTTTAACCGTCGTCGCAACATCGTGTTGATGTGGTTGATCGCGACGATGTTGACGATGGAGTGGGTTACCCGGCGTTTGCACCGATTGGCTTAGATGGGCACACAACTTTCACTCGATCCGAAACTACGTCAGCTGATCGATTCGCTCCGCCAGCGAATTCGTCGGTATGTCGTTATCGATTCACTGTTGGCAATTGTTTCCGTGGTGTTGGCCGCGTTTTGGATCGGATTGGCGTTGGACTACGGTCCGGTTTTGATGGGCGGCACCGAAATGCCGCCGCTGGCGCGATTGATCCTGTTGATCGTGGTCGCCGTCATCGTGGTGCTGATTGTGGGTCGGTTGCTGATTGGTCGGTTGCGACGACCGCTGCCGGACGACAGTTTGGCGCTTTTGTTGGAACGCCAACACCCGCATCTTGGTGGCCGCTTGGTGACCACCATTCAATTGAACCAATCCGGCCGTGTATACGATTCGCACGCCGAAGAGCTATTGAAACAAGTCCACCTCCAGGCAACGCAGGCGGTCGATAACGTTGACACGTCGCGGGTGTTTTCCTGGCAACCGATTGTGCGAAAATCGATGATCGTCGCCCCCCTGTTGCTGGCGTCGTTGATCTTGTTGATTTTCAGTCCCGCTGCGTTTGGTCGCGCCGCCGGACGTTTAACGCTGCTGTCAAATGATCCTTGGCCGCGGCGAGCCAAACTCGAGATGGTCGGGGTTGAGTTGCCCGTGATCACCGCCACGGACGAAGAAGCGTTGGCGCCGGAGCTTGTCGAATTTGAGGACCATGTGATCCGGTTGCCTCGCGGCAGCAGCGGGACGCTGCGGATTCGCGCCAAAGCCGATGACGCCGAAGTTCCCGTTGTCTGTACGGTCTATTATCGCAGCGACGATGGAACTCGCGGCCAATCCAACATGCGCCGGATTGGACGGGTGGTCGATGGTTACCAGTCCTTTGTTTTGGATGGTCCTCCGCTTGAGGGACTGAGCGACTCCATCTCGCTCAGTGTGCGAGGGCTTGACGCACGCTTGGATGATTTTCGTATCGAAGCCGTCACGCCGCCAGCGATTACCAAGATGAATGTGTCGGTGCGTTATCCCGAATACCTGCGTCCCGACGGCGCTTCGGAATTCGATTTGCAGACAAACTACCAAGCTGGATTGCGATTGCGTGAAGGCAGCGATGTGGTGTTGACGGCGACCAGCAGCGTTCCGCTTGGCGATACCGACGTGGTGCTCCGAAACGATGCCGGCGAATTCGAGCGAGTCGAGTTGATCCCAAGCGAAGATCGTCGCCAAGGACAAATCGTGCTCGATAACTTTACTGCCTCGACCGCCGTGCGGATTGTTCCTCGCGATCAACAAGGCATCTCGGCGCAATCGCCCTATCGTTACTTCTTTGGCGTCGTCACCGACGAAGCGCCCGAAGTGCAAATGCGGCTCAAAGGCATCGGCACCGCCGTGACCGCGATCGCCAAGATTCCATTGGAAGTCGTGGCAAAGGATGACTATGGCATCGAATCGCTGACCGTGTCGGTCACGCAGTCCGACGACCAAGAGCAAGCGGGCACCCCCGATGCAAACGGGGCGAATCAAGAAAAAGCACCATCTGATTCTGCCGCCGACGATGCCAACGGCGTCGATTTGCCGCTGAAATGGGATCGCGACGGAAACGCCAATACCGAGATCGACCTGCGTGATCTGGTGGCCGAACAGCGACTGGCTGCATTGGTTCCCGGTGGGGTGATCCATGTGTTAGCCGAAGCGCGTGACGCGTACGATCTCGGCCAATCGCACCTCACTCGAAGTGAATTGTATCGACTCGAGATCGTCACGCCTGAGAAGCTCTTGGCATTGCTCGAGCGTCGTGAATTGGGGCTGCGGACGCGGTTGGAACAAACCATTGATGAGACGCGGAATCTGCGGGACACCCTCGATTTGCTTCGCCGCAAAGGATTTGATTCCGCCACGGATGAGCCGAGCGAAGAAGAGGATGCGACCCGCACAGCCCAAGTTCGGCTGTTGAGAGTCCAGCAGACTGGACTGCAAACCAGTAAAACGACCGAAGAATTGACCGGGATTGCGGCCTCTTTGGACGATTTGTTGCAAGAGATGATCAATAACCGTGTCGATTCGGCAGATCGCCGCGAACGCATTGGTGTCGGGGTGCGTGATCCCTTGAAAAGCATCGTTTCTGGACCGCTACAGCGTTTAAAAGAGCAGATCCAGGCGATCGAGCGAAGTGTCGAAAACCCCGAGGAAGCGTCCGCGAAAACGAAAGAAGCGGTGCAAACCGCCGAGGACGTTTTGCTGCAATTGACGGCAGTGCTCGAAAAAATGCTTGATCTGGAAAGCTATAATGAAATCCTGGACATGGTGCGAGAGTTGATCGACGACCAAAACGAACTGCTCGACGAAACCAAAGCAGAACAGAAAAAACGTGTGTTGGACCTGTTCAAATAAGAGGCGACCGCATCGCTAAAATTGGCTGACGGTATTGCCGCAACACGATTAATCTGAGTGATCGAATCATGATTCAACCCAACGTACTGAAAAACCTCGTCTTCATTTTCGGGCTCGGGTTTCTGCTTAGCGGCTTTGGGGCACCCCCATTTGCCAAGGCTCAGGAAGCGAATCTTCCCGAGCGACAAACGGGCGTGGCCTCGCGTTATGAACGTTTGGAAGAACTGCTGCTGCGGCTGGCCGAGATGGAAGCGGCTGAAAATCCGGAACGTGCGGCGTTGTTACGGCGGGCGGCGCGTCAATCACGCGACCAATTCGTGCTCAGCCAATTGCGGGATGCCACCGAAGCACTGCAAAACCAACGATTCCAAGAAGCGGTCGACAAGCAAAAAGGGGCTGCCGAAGGGCTGCAAGGTTTGTTGCAGCTGCTGATGAGCGAGGATCGATCCAAGCGTATCCGTGATGAAAAGGAGCGGGTCGCCAATCTGATCAAAGATTTGAAACGCGTCGAGCGGGCTGAGCGTAGCACCCGTGCGCGAAACGAAAACGGCGCCGATTTGGATGAGATCCAAGCCGAGCAGGAAGCGATCACCAAACGCAGCGAAGCACTGCAGGCCGAACTGTCCGAAGACGATTCCGAAGCTGGATCGGACGAGGAAAAACAAGACGACGGCGCGGACGACAAGCAAGAAAAAGGGGACGACCAATCGGACAAACCTGACGAGGATTCGGAATCATCCGAGGATGCAAAGGATCCGAAATCGGGAGACCCAGAATCGGGTGACGCCAAGTCCGAGAAAGGGGACGGCATGGACCCCAGCGATCAAAAGCCCAGTGATCAAAAGCCGGGCGAATCCGGTGATCCATCCCAGGACAGTCCGAGCGAATCGGAATCGGCAAAACCGTCCGATGCCAAACCCTCGGATGCCAAGCCCTCGGATGCAAAACCGTCCGAATCCAAC
The nucleotide sequence above comes from Novipirellula caenicola. Encoded proteins:
- a CDS encoding VWA domain-containing protein codes for the protein MNETTNTSVNQAISAATSGAAEHDTQHIVYEFARATTLEGWWSWAILVAAIVAILFVCIRLYRRDTAELSVVTRRTLIGLRLVTIAALIFFFFDLHRRTERMVTRPSEVTILVDTSQSMSLPVGSMASTESRAERTARLLSESNLIEKLETEHRVSIYSFDQTSDPKLLESRGGPAVTNPGESELAQTRPPVSKWATAGALLVGLGIVLSVLSLLFGVAGRVELVGWCVGGAALSFALGITSLGSVYAINTQRSLSQILGVEPTAIEPVLDDEPTVDEATKPLRVSDWAKELAATGAQSRIGDALRSVLADHDPSTLAGVVVLTDGQNNGGVGLTAAIATATRSEVAVFPIGLGSSSAPTNVRVVDLDAPRRVYPGDKFAITAMLQASGPQELEVDVQLLDKLDDDDAGTNEADPTANLGEVIDSKKIKVASDGTLSAIRFEMEPESVGRRRLAVRVVAPKEDQNKRDDVRDARYEVVAKKLRVLAIAGGPTREYRFVRNLLFRDKSIELDVWLQTGRPGMSQDADQVLQEFPSRPEDLFQYDTIMVFDPDWTAISAESLDLMDRWISQQAGGLIIVAGPVYHPQWTRLRTDPRVSRISGFFPVNLSTRGALLSGGRQGGDNPWPLEFTPEARRAEFLWIAEDPAESFDVWEQFGGVYDFVGVKSAKPGAKVYAHFSDPTTEIGGTKPVYLASHFYGAGRVYFQGSGEIWRLRGESDAYFDSYYTKLVRWVSEGRLMRDSTRGVLLVDSSRVMVGETITVRAILTDDQFEPLSVPEVNAKLLAPSGRIDDIKLLPLKGEPRPGTYGGRFVVREAGSYELRLTLGDALEEQVLRQSVQVRLPTVELERPRRNDDELKQLADMTGGTYSPMGEQTDLQSLAGSLASLLKPQPQTTVLPGTPDIDFNRRRNIVLMWLIATMLTMEWVTRRLHRLA
- a CDS encoding polyketide synthase; the protein is MGTQLSLDPKLRQLIDSLRQRIRRYVVIDSLLAIVSVVLAAFWIGLALDYGPVLMGGTEMPPLARLILLIVVAVIVVLIVGRLLIGRLRRPLPDDSLALLLERQHPHLGGRLVTTIQLNQSGRVYDSHAEELLKQVHLQATQAVDNVDTSRVFSWQPIVRKSMIVAPLLLASLILLIFSPAAFGRAAGRLTLLSNDPWPRRAKLEMVGVELPVITATDEEALAPELVEFEDHVIRLPRGSSGTLRIRAKADDAEVPVVCTVYYRSDDGTRGQSNMRRIGRVVDGYQSFVLDGPPLEGLSDSISLSVRGLDARLDDFRIEAVTPPAITKMNVSVRYPEYLRPDGASEFDLQTNYQAGLRLREGSDVVLTATSSVPLGDTDVVLRNDAGEFERVELIPSEDRRQGQIVLDNFTASTAVRIVPRDQQGISAQSPYRYFFGVVTDEAPEVQMRLKGIGTAVTAIAKIPLEVVAKDDYGIESLTVSVTQSDDQEQAGTPDANGANQEKAPSDSAADDANGVDLPLKWDRDGNANTEIDLRDLVAEQRLAALVPGGVIHVLAEARDAYDLGQSHLTRSELYRLEIVTPEKLLALLERRELGLRTRLEQTIDETRNLRDTLDLLRRKGFDSATDEPSEEEDATRTAQVRLLRVQQTGLQTSKTTEELTGIAASLDDLLQEMINNRVDSADRRERIGVGVRDPLKSIVSGPLQRLKEQIQAIERSVENPEEASAKTKEAVQTAEDVLLQLTAVLEKMLDLESYNEILDMVRELIDDQNELLDETKAEQKKRVLDLFK